A stretch of the Peribacillus sp. ACCC06369 genome encodes the following:
- a CDS encoding VOC family protein, protein MRIEHVAIWVNDLEGMREFYETYFNCKSNIKYHNSEKKFESYFLTFDSGTRLEIMRKAEINKQNRGDKIGWAHIAISLGSQESVNQMTARLKNNGYPHISGPRITGDGYYESVVEDPEGNLLELTV, encoded by the coding sequence TTGAGAATTGAGCATGTGGCTATCTGGGTCAATGATTTGGAAGGCATGAGGGAGTTTTATGAAACTTATTTTAATTGTAAATCAAACATTAAATATCATAATAGTGAAAAGAAATTTGAATCTTATTTTTTAACTTTTGACTCGGGTACACGATTAGAGATTATGCGTAAGGCAGAAATTAATAAGCAAAATCGGGGAGATAAAATTGGTTGGGCTCATATTGCCATCTCCTTGGGAAGCCAGGAATCCGTTAATCAAATGACAGCCAGATTAAAAAATAATGGTTACCCTCATATTAGTGGTCCCCGTATCACTGGAGACGGGTATTATGAGAGTGTTGTAGAAGACCCTGAAGGAAATCTTTTGGAGTTGACTGTATAA
- a CDS encoding MFS transporter produces the protein MTTFLLVIIYLAFISLGLPDSLLGVAWPVMQSDFGAPLETAGLLFMTIAGGTIISSLASGTVLKRFGTGNVTFVSCLMTAGALLGFHFAPSLVWLIVCAIPLGLGAGSVDAGLNDYVATHYKAHHMSWLHCFWGVGATFGPIIMAQFISEQHSWRNGYFVISGIQFTLAVILLFTLPLWNRVKKNSNITLIEEPEDSKGVFYNADGKHVKPLQIKGVKLSLISFLFYCGVESTVGLWGSSFLVNVKELPVAVAAQWVSLYYAGITVGRFITGFITFKMSNRTLIRMGQIIALAGATLLFLPLPSTFSLVGFIMVGLGLAPIFPCMLHETPTRFGKKHSQTIMGYQMAVAYTGSTFIPPLLGFIASHSTIGIFPFCIAVFVAAMLLSSEKLNTLLTKKDLLKRKDKSSKAF, from the coding sequence ATGACAACATTCCTTTTAGTCATCATTTATTTGGCTTTTATTAGCTTAGGTTTACCTGATTCATTGTTGGGGGTAGCATGGCCTGTGATGCAATCTGACTTTGGAGCCCCACTTGAGACTGCTGGATTACTTTTTATGACGATTGCAGGTGGTACAATTATTTCCAGTTTAGCTAGCGGAACGGTACTCAAAAGGTTCGGAACTGGTAATGTAACATTTGTAAGTTGCTTAATGACTGCTGGAGCATTGCTAGGATTTCATTTTGCTCCATCGCTAGTTTGGTTAATTGTATGTGCCATACCACTTGGATTAGGTGCAGGATCTGTTGATGCAGGATTAAACGATTATGTTGCTACACATTATAAGGCACACCATATGAGTTGGTTACATTGTTTTTGGGGCGTCGGTGCTACTTTTGGTCCTATAATTATGGCTCAGTTTATTTCAGAACAACATTCTTGGAGAAATGGATATTTTGTAATCTCTGGTATTCAGTTCACTTTAGCTGTAATACTTCTCTTCACTTTGCCCTTATGGAATAGAGTGAAAAAAAACAGCAACATCACCTTAATTGAAGAGCCGGAAGATTCAAAAGGTGTATTCTACAATGCAGATGGTAAACATGTAAAACCTTTACAAATTAAAGGAGTTAAACTGTCTCTGATCTCCTTCTTGTTTTATTGCGGGGTTGAATCAACAGTAGGTCTTTGGGGAAGTAGCTTTTTGGTAAATGTCAAGGAGTTACCGGTAGCGGTTGCTGCACAATGGGTTTCCTTATATTACGCAGGAATAACAGTGGGTAGATTTATTACAGGCTTTATTACCTTTAAAATGAGTAACCGCACTCTCATTCGGATGGGGCAAATAATAGCATTAGCTGGTGCCACACTTCTATTCCTACCATTGCCTTCCACTTTTTCGCTTGTAGGTTTTATTATGGTTGGACTAGGATTAGCACCGATATTTCCGTGTATGTTGCATGAAACCCCAACACGTTTTGGGAAGAAGCATTCCCAGACAATTATGGGCTATCAAATGGCTGTTGCCTATACAGGTAGTACTTTCATTCCACCTCTTCTTGGTTTCATTGCATCTCATTCAACAATAGGAATCTTCCCATTTTGTATTGCTGTTTTTGTTGCAGCAATGCTCCTA